Within Dictyostelium discoideum AX4 chromosome 4 chromosome, whole genome shotgun sequence, the genomic segment tttttgaattataaagaataaactttttgttttaaatgaaaagaatttaaGTTTTTCTTCGACCAAATGAGTTTGGACCTCTTGGATCAAACGATTTGCaatgatttcttttgtttCGCTAATGTTACCATCCTTTATAATAAAGTGAAACATTTTGAAAATAGAATCCAATTCATTTGAAGAATGACCTtttacatttaataaaatggaGAGAGTACGATCAAATAAGGTTGGACGTAAACCATTGAGTAGTGAAgtaattgaattttgtttttctttttctgcTTTTTCCTTTTCTAATCTCTCTTTTTCTGCCTTTTCTGCTTTTTCTGCTTTTTCTTTGGCTTTCTTTTCTTCATCCTCTGGAATGTATGGATTACTTAACATCCAATCGGTAATATTATCAACattatttgattgtaatGATTGCATGGCAGTTTCAATATGTTCTCTAATAAAACCCATATCCATGAGGGTATTTATAGAGTTTTCATTTGGAACAAAGGTTGGTCTAGAAGGTGGAGATTGAATAGATGATTTTTTAGATggatcttgttgttgttgtgtttgttgttgagcAACACCATCATATTTGAGGAAAACATCATGTACACAATCTAATAAATTCTTGGCATAAGGAAGATCTGAAAGTTGAGGATGGTTCCAATAGTTTTGTAAATTGAATACCAAATTTGGAATAATCTTTTCAGAGATTGATTTCAATGATGGCAATGTTCCACCGTTCATACTCTTACTTGAggttaattgaaaaatggcTTGACGTAAGAGTGAACCACATTGAGTTAAAGGTTGTGAATATTTGAAAGCATCTAAATTTCCATTGGGTATGCATTCAATATAACGATCAGTTAAATCGGACAATATACCAAAGAATGTATCAAAATAACCAACATCATATAAACCATTGATTAATTGAGGGAACAATAATGTAgaattatttgttaaaacCTTTGAAATGTAAACGTAATATTGTGTTTTGGCGCATGGATCTGATTCCTCTGGTTTCCATTGAATCCAACCAACTAAATTCTTTGAAATATTCTTTGTTAATAACTCTGTCTTTGTTTCATAATTTAAACCATCCCTTTtgtttaatgaatttatagTTTCAAAAAAGTATCTTGATAAATCTTCtaaatttgttaataaactagaatttaaaaatagatttaaatcTAATGGTGGTTGAGTtactgttgttgtagttgttgctgttgttgttgttgttgttgttgttgttgttgttgttgttgtattttcattatttgatgtttcattattattattagttgatgatgttgttgatgatgatgatgatgatgatgatgaactaATATGTTTGTTTGTTGGTGATTcattagttgttgttgttgttgttgttgatgatgatgatgatgatgatggtttaTTTAATGGATTAGGTAAACAAAATACTGAATTTTCACCACAAGAAAATTCCCAATAGAATGCTTTTTGAAGTGCACAAAGTGAAGAATAAACAGAGAGTCCATCTTCTTTTGACCATTCATCTAAAACTGGAAGTGGAATATCTGGTGGATTTTCACGTACTAAACTAGTGAGAATAAGTACCAATGATTTAATAACATCGATTGTACTTTGAATATCGTCACGGCAAGCCAATTCCTCTGGTACCCAGTCTCTAATGATTCTAGAGGTTCTCCATTCACAAAGTACATCCAAAGTGGTgaaatgattatttaaaacctTAATGATTGATCTGAGTACGGTTGGAGTATTATCGATACTTAAAGATTTGAAAATCATGAGATCCTTACAAATGAATTGAGAACTAGTGTAGATATCTAATAATTTCTCTAAACCACCTTCTTGAATGAAAATCTTATCATGTTCACCATTTGAAAAGAATAatgtaataaatttattgatcAATAAAAACATTTGATTGTGAGTTGATTTCTCCAAAGCAgctgttgatgatgatggtgatgattttgGTTCTTTTGGAGGAGTCATTGCAATTACATCATCCAATAATgaaatgatttctttaatagttggaatttttaattctggGTGATGTCTAACCAATTCATCCAATCCATttccaattgaatttaatgtaCGAATATTTAAAGAGTTTACATTCTTTGGATTAACCAaggtttttaaaaactttctAATGAGACCACTTTCTGAAACTTTGGTTTTAAAAGCAGAGTTTAAACAAAATGCATTGAGTGTCTCTGGAATGATGTAAAGTATCTCGTGAGGAATCTCTTTATTCAAAATGAAATCGAATATCATATCAATGAGACCAGTATTATTGATTGCAGTGAAACAAGTTGGttcattttgaattaaattggTTGGAATAATGAAACAATCGGCAATGATTGCTGGTATAAATGATTCGTAGTgtgaaaaaattgatttcaaAACTTGATGGATTGGGCTATCAACAATTTGATTCAATAATGCTCTTGGTATTACAGCTGTACCCGAAATTGGTAATAAACAATTCATCAATCCcaataataatgttgatttatggtataaaagttttaaataaaattcgtcatttaaaatattttcatcaaatttatattcttttttggttgttgaatcaattaattgttgttcaGTGGTTGAAGTTgtgatggtgttggtgttggtggtgagTTGCAATAAATctttatcttcttttttgtttaaaatattactactactaccactatgAACTAAAggtttctttttctttgattcATCACTAATAttggttgatgatgatgatttcttTGAAAAATAAGTATTTTCAACAACTAAATCATCTTTAGTCTCTTCaggttttttataatttatgaTGAAATCAACTTCCTCTGATATTGAAGCAATTAGATCTTGAAGATAACCTTGTTCACTAAacaattcaatattatttaatttaaccaAGAAAAGTGATTGAATAATTTGAAGAGCATTGATTTGGAATCTAAGATGATATATATTGGTTGTATGATTCTTTATCAATGGAAGTAATGATTGGAATACAATGTTCTCGTGAAGTAAAGCTTTATTTGAGAGTTTGaatacaaaataaaacattgCATTAATGAAAGACTCGGTGATTAATGGATCTTGACTGGTACCAGTGATCACTGCAACACATTTTCTAATTACACTTGAAAAGAAACCCGATGAGAATGATCTTTGTAAAAGTAATGTTAAACTACTGGTTGGTGTGGTACTTGCCAATGCTGCCATAGTATAGATGCTAGCTACTAAAATTGGTTCTGGAACTATAGtatagttttttaataactCCATCAATTCACCCAAGTATTCGGTGTCTTGTGTTCCTCCAAAGTTGTAGTTTGTTGAATTGGATGCAAAGTTTATCAATGATTGATGATAGAGAGTATTAGTTGCTACTAATCTCAATTGCATATATTTCTTTCTATATTCATAGTTTGGTAATCCctttaataaaccaattctAAAATGTACAAAGTATTGATCCTCCTCTGGAATACCATAATCTTGAATCAATTTGCTTGCAATCTCATATGGTGTTGCATTAATcttatcaatatcaaataatcTAATTATAACTTTACCACTTTCTTCAATTGTTGATACTGTTatcttttcaaaaaatattgattttgaatttatatttatatttgatgttggtggtgatgttgaagatggtgttgttgttgttgttgttgttgttgttgttgatttagtATTTACAgtagtttttgattttgatttgtaaaattcaaaattaaatgaatttaatgattctggtatcttttaaaaaaaaaaaaaaaaaaaaaaaaaaaaaaaaaaaaaaaaaaaaaaaaaaaaaaaattgttaataaaactaaaaaaataaaactaaaaataaaaataagataCATACTTTTGTGTCCTCTTTACAAAGTGAAAGTGGATGTAAATGATCTTCATTAAATCCACTTGAAATTATAGATAATTTAGGAATAATAGTTTGAATGAATGATGAATTATCTTTtacaaatttctttttactaaataaaacattaaaaaatttaaacaactcaattaaaatatcataaTCTGGGaatgtaaataatgaatttagttccttttataaaaaaaaaaaattagaataattttaaaagatggctttttcttaaaaaaaaaacttacatcCGAGGAATTAAAAAGGTTACTATTAATACAATTTCTAAGAAGAGACCTTGTGaactttataattaaaataataaactctTTATCATTTGGAAAATCTGGGTTATTATCGACATTTAATATACATGGTGGTGATGTATTACTTGAGgatgatgttgataatgttgtattagatgatgatgctgatgatgaagatgatgatgttgatgatgatgctgCTGATGATATTGGGTTTGTCGACTTTCCTGAGGATGATGGTGTTGGATGGTATTTTGTAACTATTTTTCCTATTATAGAATCAAATCTTTCTAAAACATCAACCCAATGATTGAAAtcatcctttttttttaaaaaaaattatataaaaaaaaaaaaaaaaaaaaaaaaatattaatattaataaatttcaaattaaacTTTATATTTAACTTACTGTTTTGCCAAATGGCCATTCCTTAaactttaataaaatatttttaagttGTTCTTCGGGACAGTGCACTAATGTttctataaaatttttttcttctgTTATCTGAGAGTAAAGaaaagagagaaaaaaaaaaaaataataaaaagtaaataaatgttaaaaaaaaaaaagaaataaaaataaaaaaataaaaaaaaattcgtaAGTACTTACAATTTTATAAACCTTTGAAAGTTTCCCCTTCATTTTATAATGACCttaatttggttttttttttttttttttggtggttttatttgaattaatttttttttttttttttttttttttttttttttgattgaagtTGGGAGGGTGTTGTTTTGATTGTGTTAGGGTGAGtagataaaaattaaataaaaaaaattatgaagaaaaaaaaaagggtggtaaaaaaaaaaaaaaaaaaaatatagaaaaaaatgGGAATTAtgtatataattatttaagaaTATACAAtgctatatatatataaaatatatctATTGATATATctgtattttattatttatatagcTAATTATCAAAAACCAGGtctatatatttataaatatatatgtatatataaagTTTAATtatacattaaaaaaaaaaaagtaataaaaaataataattaaattttaagtTATGTATGTGtgtgaatttgaaaataaaaaataaaaaaaaattttaaattaaaaaaaaaattttcttttttttttttttttttttttttttttattttttttttttttaatttaattataaaaaaaaaaaaataaaataaaaaaaaaaaaaataccgagaaaattttgaaaaaaaattaaaatttgaaaaaaaaaaaaaaacaattatgaaaatttttattgtaacataaataaaattataataatttatttaaaaaatgatatcatATTTTTGGTAAGTTACTTTGAAATCaaagtattatttttttttttatttttttttttttattttttttttttcatttttttttttttatttttttttattttattttttattttttatttttttttttttcatttttttttttttttttttctctaaagattttgttttttataagttttttttttaaaaaaaaaaaaataaaaaatatatagtaATGTTAACAATATCAAGAGGATTATTAGCCACAAGTAAAactaaaaactttaaatcagttttttcaaaatcatttggtaatttttttaaagatggtGAATTGGTAGAAAAcacaaaagaaaatgaaaacaatCAAGAAACAATAAAAGAGAAACAGCAACagccacaacaacaacaaaatgatggtatattatttaatggtaGTATAGCTTATAGAGATATGGAAAATCATGAATTTTCACAATCAAATTATCCAACCATGACAACAACCTACACTGAAAGAGAAGAAgagagaattaaaaaaaatactattcTAAGTAAAGATAAGGAAGCTAAAGATAAGATGGTACAATTACATATTCAAAAAGATCCAACAAAGAAAGAGTTGGTAGAGAATTTTTATAGAGATTatagaaataaagaaatggAGAAAAAGATAGGTATAGAATTAACCGAAAGAGATAGAGAGTTTGTTTACGATAACATTACATTGGATCCACCAGCAAATCCACAAAAACAACTTGAATTCCTCCtcgaatcaattaaatccaaTGAATCATTAATGTTTACAGATCAAGAGTATCAAGTATATCATTACCTCTTAAATCATAAAAACTCTTTAACAAAAGAACAATTGGAGCAGATTGAAGTAAACTCTAAAGAAGATTTCAAACTTGCAAATAAATTATACGTTGCAGGTAGTTTAGCAAAAAGTTTTcaagtatttaaaaaattatcagaTTCATTAAATCATGCAATGtctgatattttaattgcaAATATGTATTTTACAGGTGTTCTTCCAAaagagaataataataataataataataataataataataataataataataataataataataataataataataataataataataataatagtggtggttTTAAAAGTATAACTGAAAGTATTTTAGCAAATGATAAAGGTAAACCAGATTATGGTTTAGCATTTAAACATTTCTATAAAGCAGCAACAGTATCAAAGATGCCCGTTGCATTTGGAATGATGGgtgaattaatttataaaggTTTAGTAAAAGATTtcgattattattttaaaggtGGTGCTGCTGCTGCTTCCACTATATTAGATTCAAACGaaaaaagattatcaatGGCAAAGGTTTGTTTTGCGATTGCATCACAACTTGGATTAAAGTCATCGACTCAACAATTggcatttttatttttaaatgaaatgaaaaatgatAATGGAGCAATCGAGATATTAAAACGTTTAGCATTAAAACATAATGATATCAATGCAGTCACAACCATTGGTGCATTGATATTAGAGGATCATCCATCAACCGCTAAAGATCTATGGTTATATGCAAGTAAAATGGGTGATTCAAATGCTCAAACCAATTTAGGTCGTTACTATTATAATCATAGTAAAAATCCAGACTATAATAATGCATTCTTACTTTGGAGTGCCGCTTCAAAGCATAACAATCCAGATGCTCAATTTTATTTAGGTGGAATGTTTCATTCTGGTTTAGTTGTggaaaaagatattaaaaaatcactTAGACTCTATGAAATCTCTGCAAAGAATGGTAATTCAAATTCACAATTCCTCATTGGTAGAGCCTATATCGAAGGTGACGGTGtagaaaaaaatttagaagtTGGTTATAAATTCttatcaaaatcaatcaatcaggATAATCAAACagctttaaattatttaaatgatttagatgaaactgaaaaagaaaaatatttaaataaaaaaaaataaataaaaatcattttacctaaaactatttttttttttattttcaaaatttatattttaataacaataatttttttttttttttttttccttataaatataaagataCAGAtcataatgattttatattattttggaaaataaattaataaagaaattattatgatttttcaattaattcttttaaccTCTTTTCAATCTTTTTGACCATTtaagtaaaattaatttctttataaaatatcaattattaaccaataaaaaaaaaataaaaaaatacattaaaaaattctgagagataaaaaaaaatattcataaAAACACctcttttaaatcaaaaaaaaaaaaaaaaaaaaaaaaaaaaaattattggcacaaaccaaataaaattaaaaggtaattattttataatttttaaaaaaaaaaaaaaaaaaagttttaaagtatgttttttattttattttaaccaGTAAAAACACCAACTGAAAATCTTGAGCAATCAggatttgaaataaaatcaGGATTATTGCAAAgatataattgatttaaatcacTATATGATACTGAGGTTATGTCCTTAGAGAAACCAAATTCATTTAGTAATTCACTTGGATTTGAATGAAATGATACAAACtcttctttaaataaattgaatgatCTATTATTTGTACTATTTGTACTTGAACTAATTGAATGAGCAACTGAAGCAGTAGAACATTGTGAAGAAgcattaccaccattattttttgaattttgtgGAGAAACAGTATGAATTAACAATTTACTATTTGGGGCAGATAGCATGCCAATCGAGCCTAAAAGCGTGCCGATCTCCTCTTCGGTTAAATACATTAAAACACCCTCCAACACCCAAAGAGTATGCATTGCAGGATTGAAGCCGCAATCTAACAAACTTCCAATCCAACGATCACCTTCCTTTACGATATCACCACCGATATAATTGATATGACATTGACTTGTTGGTTTTATAATTGTAGTTGCTTTTtctaaaacttttttcttATAATTTATAACATGTGGTAAATCGATCTCGAATACAGATACATgtttatcaattggtaatcTCAATGAACGACTATCCAATCCTGAACCACAAAAAACAACTTGAGTATAAAAAAATGCTGATGCATTAAAATGTGCAACTGTtcctttaattgataaactaTCCATTATCACTTGATCTATATATTTAGTTCTAAatccaattttattaattgaatttccaCCTTTTTGAAATTCTAACCATGATTGAATTGGATGTGATTTCattataaattctttatatgttacattattattattattattatttatatttatattattactactattatttaaaaattgttgttgtggtgaaactgaatgaaataattgaaaactATCTAAAAGGAGTTGTTTTGATTCTTCAGTatctaaaaagaaaattgcAAATGGGTCATATATACAAAGTTGGTCACAAACAaatgataattgattttcagGTATTAAATCTTGAATGTAAAGACCatgttcaattaattttcttatattatcaaaatctttactattattattatttatatttatatttgttttactattggttgtattatttaaatcttgacttgaatttaaactttttgtCATTATACTTAagaatttatttgttaatattGCTCTTGAAGCTGCTCCAAAAAATGATGTTCTTGTAATACCTTTTTTTACTTCATCCTCTTCtccaatttcatttaataataataattgctgttgttgttgttgtagtaattgttgttgttgttgttgttgttgctgttgttgttgcataattcttttttgttCAGCTTCGGCAgcttgtttttgttgttgctgttgtagtaattgttgttgtcttTGTTGGTTATgcattaattgttgttttaaaattaattcttgttgtTCTAATAATTCCTTTTCATTATATAAGGGTGATAATCTTATATTATCTGAActacttttatttaataaattgatttcGCCACTGCTATTATGACTTAATAATTGAGTTtccatatttttattttttttttactttttattttttttattttaatattttaatttattttaatttattttaatttaatttaatttattttattttattttaatttatactatttttattttattttactatttttattttatattactatttttatttttattttattttttttttatttttattttatttattattttatttttttatgttatattattttattttttatttttaattttttacaatttaaaataatattatttatttttgtcgTGTgcttataataaaaaaaaaaaaaaattattattttgtcgTGTGTTTATTACGtatttaagtttttttttttttttaatttttttcctaacaaaggttttttttttttttttttttttactttaaaaatggatttattaaaatttaatgaattaatgaaagttttaaaaaaataattttattacaaatatgcaaaaaaaaaaaaaaaaaaaatatatttacatATATAggttaatatatataaaagttaattctattaattattgttgttaaatACTATTGGtaggaaaagaaaaaatatataataaaactgaatatagtttctttttttaaaaaaacaaaaataaaaaattaaaaaaaaataaaaaataaaaaataaaaaaaaaataaaaaaaaaaaaaaaatcaaaatccaCAAAATGAGACAAGTCGCGTGTTTTGGAATTTTTATGAATTTTCGCGAACACAATCcattggtgttgttgataaaatgaaatgtttattttttttttttttttttcttttttttttttatcatttttatttgatattaaCCATCATCACAAAGGAGTATGTTGGTTATTTTTAACCCACactatatatttatttttgaacataaaaaaataacaaaaaaaataaaataaaataaaaaaataaaaaaaaaaataaaaaaaaaaaaataaaaacaaaaatttacATATGTAAGCAAGGGTTTTTTGTGACACACCAAACACAAAGgatgatgaaatttttttgtaatcaagaaatttcatttattttcaaaaaaagttgaaatattgaaaatttaaaataaaaaaaaaaaataaaaaaaaaaaaagaccaAAAACAAAACCATTGTTATATCAACGACTCAagtttaaattaaaacatcaGTGGGCCACTggaaaaaatatcaatattgaTATTTCTCGAAATATAgaataataaaccaaaaatcaaaatttttagttataataataataataaaaaaaaaaaaaaaaattgttttaaaaaaataaaataaaaataaaaaaatcttttttgtAGACTCGAAATAAATCAAGGATTCacaccaaattttaaatggtgattgtaaaaactttattttttttttttttttttttttgatatacttttttttttttattttgattaaagataattgtaatttattaaataaaaaaatacgtTATTAAAAACACCCtgttttccatttttttttaagtttttgaAACTGTCATTATAAATTCCAGAAAATATTGAATCGGGAGTATGAACAAATTTccccatttttaattattattattattattattattattattattattattattattattattattattattattattattattactggtgattcatttttaaaaagatttttattttttaatgggTCTCTTTTATATagtttcttaattttttaatattattatccattggcaagtttttttttttttttttaagctGATTTTGAAATGTTTGCTAGTTTTCTTAATGTTAAAGGATcaatattattgataaaagggttttaaaattaataattaaaaaatatttaataatctcatcatatcaaattttttttttttttcatatttaattcgaaaaaaaaaaaaaaagtgtttgtaatttattaataatgtgtggaaaaaaaatttggggCGAaaatgtgtttttttttttttttttttttttttttttttttttttttttttaaataaaaaaaaaattccatcATTTAAGGCCCCGATATATCCagaaatttcatttgttttCAAACAGATaaataactatttttttttttatttttttatttttttatttttttttttaaatttttttttatttagtttgtagcttcaattaaaaaaaaaaaaaaaaaaaaaaaaaattaaagtttgcaaagataccttttttttttttgggtatgaaaattataatataggTTTTatatgttaaaaataaatattaaaatattcaaataattatagttttaattttaatttttattttttttagttttttttttttttggaaataattaaattttaaaagtataattatactttattaaaatctttagaTTGTTTAATGAAGacgttattaattttttaaaaaataccaAATTGTATTTATGGATTTGATACCACCCCACCATgccaaattaataaaaaatttattaaaaaaaaaaaacaaaacaaaaaaaaaaaaaaaaaaaaattgaaaaaataatattaatatttaataaatggtattaatagaattttataaaattaagtaacctgaaaaaaaaaaaaaaattgaaaaaataaaaataatgagaataaaatttaaaaaaataatcctctaaaacatttattctttttaaagtCCTAAatctgatttttttttttttttttttttttttttttttttttttttttttttttacttgttCCAGCCAAActattaaaagtaaaaaaaaatgaaaaaaaaataacaaaaataataaaaaaaaaaacaacaacaacacacacactttctttattaatttttttttctttttctctttttcattttatttttatattaattttttattttttattttttatttttttattttttttttaatttcatatatatagtttttaaaaaacatattaaaaatattaaatataaaaaaaaatcaaaaaaaaaaaaaaaaaaatcaaaaaaaaaaaatcttttttttaaaaaataaaaaaaaaaagactaaAAAAGAGGTTTGCATGCGAGCatagaaaaaagaaaaaaaaaaaaaaaatgaatatccCTATAGATAGAGTGACACAGCTACAGGGTATGTATCATttgtttgaaaattattctttctttctttctttctttttttttttatggggTAATAAgaattaactttttattttcttattttttttattttctattttttttttttaatatataaagatATATACATTTTTGAGACAGCGATTAACCAAACAGTATCAAAtatacaaaagaaaaaaaagaactaTTTTCGAGTCTCATTGGTGTTATTAACCTTACTAATTATATCATTAGTATGgtgtttttcaaaatataaattacaacaacaagaattcattataaataatggaaataatagtaacattcaacaactacaacaacaacaacaattaaataatttagattcaacaacaatatatACAACAAATGATAATGGAGACATTAATTTTCATaatgacaataataataataataattatcgaGATAATCAATcttcaaatcaaaaaatagaACAACAAACACTAACAGCTCTTGACTATAGTTTACTTTTTCTCCCATCTTcagttttatcattatcattaatattttcattaatcatttatt encodes:
- a CDS encoding Sel1-like repeat-containing protein (Similar to TPR), whose translation is MLTISRGLLATSKTKNFKSVFSKSFGNFFKDGELVENTKENENNQETIKEKQQQPQQQQNDGILFNGSIAYRDMENHEFSQSNYPTMTTTYTEREEERIKKNTILSKDKEAKDKMVQLHIQKDPTKKELVENFYRDYRNKEMEKKIGIELTERDREFVYDNITLDPPANPQKQLEFLLESIKSNESLMFTDQEYQVYHYLLNHKNSLTKEQLEQIEVNSKEDFKLANKLYVAGSLAKSFQVFKKLSDSLNHAMSDILIANMYFTGVLPKENNNNNNNNNNNNNNNNNNNNNNNNNNNNNSGGFKSITESILANDKGKPDYGLAFKHFYKAATVSKMPVAFGMMGELIYKGLVKDFDYYFKGGAAAASTILDSNEKRLSMAKVCFAIASQLGLKSSTQQLAFLFLNEMKNDNGAIEILKRLALKHNDINAVTTIGALILEDHPSTAKDLWLYASKMGDSNAQTNLGRYYYNHSKNPDYNNAFLLWSAASKHNNPDAQFYLGGMFHSGLVVEKDIKKSLRLYEISAKNGNSNSQFLIGRAYIEGDGVEKNLEVGYKFLSKSINQDNQTALNYLNDLDETEKEKYLNKKK